The following coding sequences lie in one Lytechinus pictus isolate F3 Inbred unplaced genomic scaffold, Lp3.0 scaffold_20, whole genome shotgun sequence genomic window:
- the LOC135157825 gene encoding uncharacterized protein LOC135157825, whose product MFAPLIKMASERFGYRSVSVFGILMVSAGIFVTSFLPSLLPMFGTYGLMSGIGAGVVTVCAFDLIVLYFPEKNTMRAVAIAVTGSTAGMLSLTQVMDLTIREFGWRITLRIMGALLFAVGLPCALTYTLPVDQQEHNRKSKYCKVIFKPDDTTVDKVSEAVADLEKCPLNFPYHSKMEVESNKMFISGSPPAYRVVDGLGEDTTSWPLGEQHVHAITEKSVGDRNVDAYSDGEPEVKEPESAENRYHQLMTNCNVSSQTPWSGSESGDDENDTVDAIRVINTLNGIWQSDEDSPATIARRYPISNHQGPTLSVVGHAGSAFQPEKPLEDLPKRGMLRKICTTLTFPEIWMISIATILNGIGDCFYYVNAISYLVSVGFEEQNGVQFVSFTAVSIFVFKVVLVFIGEHLPFPRIFIQVISNVISIIVWILLMVVRSVIPVYCTAVVAGLTVAITNVVTFSLAPDFFGQERAMETSSVIFFCYGTGYLLGSLVGQSIDNTGSYKGALCAFIGMYVTSGILLLLAPLYQRIFAPERFVTFYIHRRRRDERRERNRLRKKDIHRCKVSNGDIIVCEQVSTV is encoded by the exons ATGTTTGCCCCTCTCATCAAGATGGCTTCGGAAAGATTCGGCTATCGCTCGGTATCTGTATTCGGCATCTTGATGGTTTCGGCTGGGATCTTCGTGACATCATTCCTACCGAGTCTCCTTCCCATGTTCGGTACATACGGCTTGATGTCCGGGATAGGTGCTGGTGTTGTAACCGTCTGTGCCTTTGATCTGATCGTGTTATACTTTCCAGAAAAGAATACGATGCGAGCAGTGGCCATCGCTGTTACAGGGTCAACAGCAG GTATGTTGTCACTAACACAAGTCATGGATCTTACTATAAGAGAATTCGGCTGGAGGATCACGCTAAGAATTATGGGAGCCCTCCTCTTTGCCGTTGGACTTCCATGCGCCCTTACCTACACACTTCCCGTAGATCAACAAGAACACAATAGGAAAAGTAAATACTGCAAAGTGATATTTAAACCTGACGATACGACTGTCGATAAAGTATCCGAAGCGGTAGCTGATCTAGAAAAGTGCCCCTTGAATTTTCCATATCATTCTAAGATGGAAGTAGAATCAAACAAGATGTTTATATCTGGTAGTCCGCCAGCTTACAGAGTTGTAGACGGATTGGGTGAAGATACCACGAGTTGGCCCCTTGGAGAACAGCATGTACACGCCATTACTGAAAAGTCGGTTGGAGATCGTAATGTAGACGCTTATTCCGATGGTGAACCGGAAGTCAAAGAGCCAGAGAGTGCAGAGAATCGCTATCATCAATTGATGACGAACTGTAATGTGTCATCTCAAACACCCTGGAGTGGAAGCGAGAGCGGTGATGATGAGAACGATACGGTTGACGCAATCAGGGTAATCAACACGTTGAACGGCATCTGGCAAAGCGATGAAGACTCCCCAGCGACCATTGCAAGACGTTATCCGATCAGTAACCATCAAGGACCAACACTTTCGGTTGTTGGCCATGCTGGTAGTGCCTTCCAACCAGAAAAGCCTCTTGAGGATTTGCCAAAGCGTGGGATGCTTCGGAAGATCTGTACAACACTAACCTTCCCTGAGATCTGGATGATTTCTATTGCTACAATACTCAATGGAATCGGCGACTGTTTCTATTATGTAAACGCG ATAAGCTATCTTGTGTCCGTTGGCTTTGAGGAGCAGAATGGTGTCCAATTTGTGTCTTTCACTGCGGTGTCAATTTTCGTTTTTAAAGTGGTCTTAGTTTTTATTGGAGAGCATCTTCCATTTCCGAGAATATTCATTCAAGTGATATCCAACGTTATCAGTATTATTGTATGGATCCTGCTAATGGTTGTTAGAAGCGTTATACCCGTCTACTGCACGGCTGTTG TTGCTGGTCTTACCGTTGCCATAACCAATGTCGTCACGTTTAGTCTTGCTCCTGATTTCTTTGGCCAAGAGCGGGCGATGGAGACGTCATCCGTCATCTTCTTCTGCTATGGGACTGGGTATCTTCTTGGCTCTCTCGTGG GTCAAAGTATTGACAACACAGGCTCTTACAAGGGCGCCCTTTGCGCTTTCATCGGTATGTACGTCACATCCGGGATCTTACTGCTCTTGGCGCCTCTGTATCAACGCATCTTTGCACCCGAACGGTTCGTGACCTTTTACATACACCGGAGGAGACGGGATGAGAGGAGGGAGAGGAACCGGCTGAGAAAGAAGGACATACATCGCTGTAAGGTTTCAAATGGAGATATCATCGTGTGTGAACAAGTGTCAACTGTTTAA
- the LOC129274252 gene encoding SCAN domain-containing protein 3-like: MAAPPPKKLKTDTRRFHDEWKIDFFFILPDGQNMKPTCLICGGTIAVIKRYDIQRHYNTKHKDTFEKKYPPGSEERKKRMEHLAKSHAKSVAVFSRGGTAQEKAAEVSLRVSWILNKNKLPFTASEVVKECMVETAKVLCPEKVETFKKIPLSNDTNTRRSEVLANNLKDELLEKLKVADAISLAIDESTDITDVAQLALFVRFLDESSGTFREELLELLPLTGSTTSSDIFSTISSFFDAHGISIAKVKSLLTDGAPAMVGKKTGVAARMKEVSPGLLSFHCLIHNSVLCAKINNDFAEPLNKLIEIVNFLRAKSSKQHRDLRTFLQDEEAEYFDIPLHTAVRWLSKGEVLKRMWTLRAHIVSYLGQSTDVRAKKHLGFMTDDGMMTKIAFLVDIFTHLNGLNLKLQGRGKSLAACRKTVKTFQGMLPVYLKDLTKDKKYFPTLKEYGPNAIVGAEFVQKLMDEFHTRFADFKNLDSILLVVTQPFLVDPTDERWLEQAGAISPDMSQQDLQEQLIELQADDELKLQFNGQELEKFWIELTGFPVLRSMSTKILTIFGSTYICEQCFSNMNFIKNKYRNRITNTHLCNVLRVAITSVKPNFSALAKSGRSHFSHQI; encoded by the coding sequence ATGGCTGCTCCCCCTCCAAAGAAATTGAAAACGGACACTCGCAGGTTTCATGACGAAtggaaaattgattttttcttcatactTCCAGATGGACAAAATATGAAACCAACATGTTTGATATGTGGAGGAACCATAGCTGTGATTAAAAGGTATGACATTCAGCGGCATTACAATACAAAACACAAGGACACATTCGAGAAGAAATATCCACCAGGAAGTGAGGAACGCAAGAAGAGGATGGAACATTTAGCTAAGTCTCACGCAAAATCAGTAGCAGTGTTTTCTAGAGGTGGAACTGCACAGGAGAAAGCAGCAGAAGTCTCCCTCCGAGTCTCATGGATTCTTAACAAGAACAAACTTCCATTCACAGCATCCGAAGTAGTGAAGGAATGCATGGTTGAAACGGCAAAGGTCCTTTGCCCAGAAAAAGTGGAGACTTTCAAAAAGATTCCTCTTTCTAATGACACTAATACAAGACGCTCTGAGGTCTTAGCTAACAACCTTAAAGATGAACTGCTGGAAAAATTGAAGGTTGCAGATGCCATCTCCCTTGCCATAGATGAGTCAACTGACATCACAGATGTGGCACAGCTGGCTTTGTTTGTCAGATTTCTGGATGAGTCTTCAGGGACATTCCGTGAAGAGCTTCTCGAATTGCTACCCCTGACTGGATCAACAACAAGTAGTGATATTTTCAGCACAATTTCATCATTCTTTGATGCACACGGAATTTCCATCGCCAAAGTGAAATCCCTCCTAACTGATGGAGCTCCTGCAATGGTCGGGAAGAAAACAGGCGTGGCAGCAAGGATGAAGGAGGTTTCACCTGGGCTTCTGTCATTCCATTGCCTTATACACAACTCAGTTCTTTGTGCAAAGATCAACAACGACTTTGCTGAGCCCCTGAACAAACTtattgaaattgtgaatttcTTGAGAGCCAAATCATCCAAGCAACATCGAGACTTGCGAACCTTTCTACAAGACGAAGAGGCAGAGTACTTTGATATTCCTTTGCACACAGCTGTACGATGGCTTAGCAAAGGGGAGGTGTTGAAGAGAATGTGGACCCTGCGAGCACACATCGTAAGTTACTTGGGTCAGTCAACTGATGTGCGTGCCAAAAAGCATCTTGGCTTTATGACTGATGACGGAATGATGACAAAGATAGCCTTCCTTGTGGACATCTTCACCCATCTGAATGGACTGAACCTGAAACTTCAAGGACGTGGAAAATCCCTGGCAGCATGTAGGAAAACTGTAAAGACATTTCAAGGGATGTTACCGGTTTATCTGAAAGATTTGACCAAAGACAAGAAGTACTTTCCCACTCTGAAGGAATATGGACCTAATGCAATTGTAGGTGCAGAATTTGTGCAGAAACTCATGGACGAGTTTCACACCCGCTTTGCGGACTTCAAGAATTTGGACAGTATCCTGTTAGTTGTGACACAACCATTTTTGGTAGACCCAACAGATGAAAGATGGTTGGAGCAAGCAGGAGCAATTTCTCCAGACATGTCCCAGCAAGACCTTCAAGAACAACTCATCGAGCTACAGGCTGATGATGAACTGAAACTGCAGTTCAATGGTCAAGAGTTGGAAAAGTTTTGGATTGAACTTACTGGTTTCCCTGTTCTTAGGAGCATGTCAACCAAGATTCTCACCATTTTTGGATCAACATATATTTGTGAACAGTGTTTTTCAAACATGAACTTCATTAAGAACAAATACAGGAACAGAATAACAAACACTCATTTGTGCAACGTTCTCCGAGTTGCCATCACATCAGTCAAGCCTAATTTTTCAGCACTGGCAAAATCTGGGAGAAGTCATTTCAGTCACCAGATCTGA